A single Defluviitalea saccharophila DNA region contains:
- a CDS encoding HNH endonuclease, whose translation MYKGKLVKILKMYVGITDYDWFKTLKQANCDEVNFWKPGGKTNFKALDEGDLFLFKLHSPQDYIVGGGFFLKFSILPSSLAWEAFGLANGARSLFELHDRIYKYRKTNRISDPDPQIGCIILSMPFYLEEDDWITVPDNWSKNIVQGKTYDTSEHYGKLLYQQIQEVLYSQRFNKNLLREDSVNSRYGKEQKIKPRIGQGAFKILITDAYHRRCAITGEKTLPVLEAAHIKPFSLDGPHEINNGLLLRRDFHTLFDRGYITIDKEFNVEVSRRIKEDFGNGKEYYAHHGSKLIILPGKKEQLPGPHYLEWHNENIYLG comes from the coding sequence GTGTATAAAGGAAAGCTGGTGAAGATATTGAAGATGTATGTTGGGATCACGGACTATGACTGGTTTAAAACTTTAAAGCAGGCAAATTGTGACGAAGTGAACTTTTGGAAACCTGGAGGAAAAACAAATTTCAAAGCTCTTGACGAAGGTGATTTGTTTTTATTTAAATTACATAGTCCACAAGATTATATTGTAGGCGGTGGCTTTTTTCTGAAGTTCTCAATATTACCATCTTCATTAGCATGGGAAGCTTTTGGATTAGCTAATGGAGCTAGGAGTCTATTCGAGTTACATGACAGGATATATAAATATAGAAAGACAAATCGTATATCTGATCCGGATCCTCAGATTGGCTGTATTATATTATCGATGCCTTTTTATTTAGAAGAAGATGACTGGATCACTGTTCCGGACAATTGGAGCAAAAACATCGTACAAGGTAAGACGTACGATACTTCTGAACATTATGGTAAGCTGTTATATCAACAAATACAGGAAGTGTTATATAGCCAGAGATTCAATAAAAATCTACTGAGAGAAGACTCCGTAAATAGCCGATATGGTAAAGAACAGAAGATAAAACCAAGAATAGGGCAGGGTGCTTTCAAGATCCTTATTACTGATGCTTACCATAGAAGATGTGCAATAACTGGTGAAAAAACATTACCCGTATTAGAGGCAGCCCATATTAAACCATTTAGTCTTGATGGACCTCATGAAATTAATAATGGTCTACTACTTAGAAGAGATTTTCATACCTTGTTTGATCGGGGGTACATAACAATTGATAAAGAATTCAATGTTGAGGTAAGCCGCCGCATCAAGGAAGACTTTGGAAATGGTAAAGAGTACTATGCACACCATGGAAGTAAGTTGATAATTTTGCCGGGGAAAAAAGAACAACTTCCAGGTCCACACTATTTAGAATGGCATAATGAGAATATATATTTGGGATAA
- the tnpA gene encoding IS66 family insertion sequence element accessory protein TnpA, whose product MNTREVTSQYRLNQWTEIVRQCRSSGQTIAVWCEENNIKRTSYYYWLKKIRQAACETLPSLNENNTIVPVNISDLAVKIDPSDQESTSDIVIHIGAVKLEIRNTASAILIENVFKVLKNVR is encoded by the coding sequence TTGAATACTAGGGAAGTCACTAGTCAATATCGTTTGAACCAGTGGACTGAGATCGTCCGCCAATGCCGTAGTAGCGGTCAAACTATCGCTGTGTGGTGTGAAGAGAATAATATTAAACGAACAAGTTATTACTATTGGTTAAAAAAGATTCGCCAAGCAGCGTGTGAAACACTTCCATCACTTAATGAAAACAATACTATAGTTCCGGTAAACATATCTGACCTAGCTGTTAAAATTGATCCTTCGGATCAAGAATCAACATCGGATATTGTGATACATATTGGCGCTGTAAAACTGGAAATTCGAAACACGGCATCCGCTATATTAATCGAAAATGTTTTTAAGGTACTGAAAAATGTTCGGTGA
- the tnpB gene encoding IS66 family insertion sequence element accessory protein TnpB (TnpB, as the term is used for proteins encoded by IS66 family insertion elements, is considered an accessory protein, since TnpC, encoded by a neighboring gene, is a DDE family transposase.), whose protein sequence is MFGDISKAEKIYIACGYTDMRKSIDGLAAIVQQNFQLNPFQNSLFLFCGRRRDRLKALFWEGDGFVLLYKRLENGSFQWPMNAEAVRSITYQEFRWLLEGLSIDQPRAVKKVNISACI, encoded by the coding sequence ATGTTCGGTGATATCTCCAAAGCAGAGAAAATCTATATCGCTTGTGGTTATACCGATATGAGAAAATCAATTGATGGTCTTGCCGCCATTGTTCAACAAAACTTTCAGTTAAACCCTTTCCAGAATAGCCTATTTCTCTTTTGTGGCCGCAGGCGCGATCGATTGAAAGCACTCTTTTGGGAGGGGGATGGTTTTGTTCTCCTTTACAAGAGACTGGAAAACGGAAGTTTTCAATGGCCAATGAATGCCGAAGCCGTTCGCTCCATTACATACCAGGAATTTCGATGGCTTTTAGAAGGTTTATCAATAGACCAACCTAGAGCCGTGAAAAAGGTCAATATTTCAGCCTGTATTTAA
- the tnpC gene encoding IS66 family transposase, giving the protein MSDANQVQELQNRISELELENKRLHDTVEYLTRKLFGRSTEKTSSFSLGQMSLFDEAETQADPMAPEPDLKEVQGCRRKKFKGQRMELLKDIPHDKRLCTLDEHDRFCEACNTTLVSVGEEFVRTEIEFIPAKVRVIDYYRETFECRTCRKNGEPYMEKSPMPYPVIQHSMASPSTVAWVMYQKFVNAMPLYRQEKEWQTLGVHLSRATMANWILVASRDWLMPLVELMHKKLLQEKYLHADETTVQVMNEVGRKNTTDSYMWVYSSGEHCKHPIRIFEYQPGRSGKYPEKFLNGFKGYLHSDAYKGYKKVSEITRCLCWTHLRRKFVDAMPKDINSPEATLPGQGILFCNKLFEIEKKLTKLSSEERKSERLKQEKPVLDAFWAWIESTRSKVLPKSKLNDALTYALNNKKEFMNYLKDGNCSISNNLAENSIRPFTIGRKNWLFSGSPKGASASAAVYSIIESAKANGLNPYKYLYFIFSQLPGVQFAQHPEFLEDYLPWNSEVQEACK; this is encoded by the coding sequence ATGAGCGATGCAAATCAGGTACAAGAACTTCAAAATCGCATAAGCGAACTTGAGCTGGAAAACAAAAGGCTCCACGATACAGTTGAATATCTGACGCGCAAGCTCTTCGGCAGAAGTACTGAGAAGACATCGTCCTTTTCTTTGGGGCAGATGTCTCTTTTTGATGAAGCAGAAACTCAAGCGGATCCGATGGCTCCAGAGCCTGATCTTAAAGAAGTACAAGGTTGCCGACGGAAAAAATTTAAAGGGCAGCGAATGGAACTCTTGAAAGATATTCCTCACGATAAACGACTCTGTACTCTTGATGAACACGACCGCTTTTGCGAAGCTTGCAACACCACACTTGTATCAGTTGGTGAAGAATTCGTCCGTACTGAAATCGAATTCATTCCTGCAAAAGTAAGGGTCATCGATTATTATCGTGAAACTTTTGAATGCCGTACTTGCCGTAAGAACGGAGAACCCTACATGGAAAAATCACCAATGCCTTATCCGGTGATTCAGCATTCCATGGCTTCTCCTTCCACAGTGGCATGGGTTATGTATCAGAAATTCGTCAATGCCATGCCCCTTTACCGTCAGGAAAAAGAATGGCAAACACTAGGTGTACACCTTAGCCGTGCTACCATGGCTAATTGGATTCTAGTTGCGTCCCGCGACTGGTTGATGCCATTGGTGGAGTTAATGCATAAGAAGCTCTTACAAGAAAAATATCTGCATGCTGACGAGACGACCGTCCAAGTGATGAATGAGGTGGGGCGGAAAAATACCACCGATTCTTACATGTGGGTATATAGCTCCGGTGAACATTGCAAACACCCTATTCGAATCTTCGAGTATCAACCCGGCAGAAGCGGCAAATACCCTGAGAAATTCCTAAATGGGTTCAAAGGGTACCTTCACTCGGATGCATATAAAGGGTACAAAAAGGTTTCTGAAATCACAAGGTGCCTATGTTGGACGCATCTTCGGCGGAAATTCGTAGATGCTATGCCAAAAGATATAAATAGTCCGGAAGCGACCCTTCCGGGTCAAGGTATTTTATTCTGCAACAAACTATTTGAAATTGAAAAGAAGCTTACCAAGCTCTCGAGTGAAGAACGTAAATCAGAGCGTCTGAAACAAGAAAAACCTGTTTTAGATGCTTTTTGGGCGTGGATCGAATCCACCAGAAGCAAAGTGTTACCCAAATCCAAACTAAATGACGCTTTGACTTATGCTTTGAATAATAAGAAAGAGTTTATGAATTATCTCAAGGATGGTAACTGCTCTATTTCTAACAACCTTGCGGAAAATAGTATTCGTCCCTTTACAATAGGACGCAAAAACTGGTTATTTAGCGGAAGCCCGAAAGGAGCTTCGGCGAGTGCCGCTGTTTATAGCATCATAGAAAGTGCAAAAGCCAATGGTCTTAATCCATATAAATATCTTTATTTCATCTTTAGTCAATTGCCGGGAGTACAGTTCGCCCAACACCCAGAATTTCTAGAAGATTACCTTCCATGGAATTCAGAAGTTCAAGAAGCATGCAAATAG